A single Fluviispira vulneris DNA region contains:
- the nusA gene encoding transcription termination factor NusA: MQIDLKRVIETVGKEKNIDRQLLIGALREAVLTAARKHFGDCVFETRFNEETEEIELIRYRTVVADEELTNVSKQIPASEALQMDDSLQIGDEIGEPLPTDQLGRIAAQAAKQSIVQKVMEAEKEKIVREFRDKKHQIVIGQVRRFDKADIIVDLGPTEGVLPVREQIPGEKYKIRDKVIAFVIDVKKSTRGPQVMLSRAHPELLIRLFEQEVTEISEGVVVIQSAARDPGSRSKIAVYSTEPSIDPVGACVGIKGARVQAIVQELRGEKIDIIPYDRDPARFVCNALAPSEPSKVIVNERLHIMEVVVPDEHLSLAIGKRGQNVRLAAQLTGWKVDIRSETKMRELVQEYKNVIAQIPALGEMRAEILVNEGYKDPADISRMDPRSLVKLLRLTPEEAEQVIQGASELAAQSDEQVDLASDEDLEGFHLGEPIIDDEIGETEEAEAAIDDIVAKTRPQPLLDPEKVDVKSVPVERLRYWMQLKGVAEHIAAVIHTAGFSDFSSVATSNADEIAYKTGLPVKLSGKLHAETTKIIGN, from the coding sequence ATGCAAATAGATTTGAAGCGTGTTATCGAAACTGTTGGCAAAGAAAAAAATATTGATCGTCAACTTCTTATTGGCGCATTGAGAGAAGCGGTTCTGACTGCGGCACGCAAGCATTTTGGTGATTGCGTTTTTGAAACACGCTTCAATGAAGAAACCGAAGAAATAGAACTTATTCGTTATAGAACTGTTGTGGCAGATGAAGAACTTACAAACGTAAGCAAACAAATCCCTGCTTCAGAAGCTCTACAAATGGATGATTCATTGCAAATCGGTGACGAGATAGGTGAGCCTCTTCCAACTGACCAGCTGGGTCGAATAGCTGCGCAAGCTGCAAAACAATCCATCGTGCAAAAAGTCATGGAAGCGGAAAAAGAAAAAATTGTCCGTGAATTTCGTGATAAAAAACATCAGATTGTCATTGGCCAGGTGCGTCGCTTCGACAAAGCCGACATAATTGTCGATCTTGGTCCTACAGAAGGCGTTCTTCCTGTACGTGAACAAATCCCAGGTGAGAAATACAAAATTAGAGACAAGGTGATTGCCTTTGTTATCGATGTCAAAAAATCGACCCGCGGACCACAGGTTATGCTCAGTCGCGCACACCCAGAACTTCTCATTCGTCTTTTTGAACAAGAAGTTACTGAGATTTCTGAAGGCGTTGTCGTTATTCAAAGTGCTGCCCGTGACCCAGGAAGCCGCTCTAAAATTGCGGTTTATAGCACTGAGCCTTCCATCGATCCTGTTGGGGCCTGTGTTGGTATTAAGGGAGCTCGTGTTCAAGCTATTGTGCAAGAACTCCGTGGCGAAAAAATAGATATCATTCCTTATGATCGTGACCCAGCTCGCTTTGTTTGCAATGCATTGGCTCCTTCTGAGCCATCCAAAGTGATTGTGAATGAACGCCTCCATATCATGGAAGTGGTTGTGCCTGATGAGCATCTTTCTCTTGCAATTGGTAAGAGAGGACAGAATGTGCGTTTAGCTGCCCAATTAACAGGTTGGAAAGTTGACATCCGTTCTGAAACGAAAATGAGAGAACTTGTACAAGAATATAAGAATGTTATCGCTCAAATTCCAGCATTGGGTGAAATGCGTGCGGAAATTCTTGTAAACGAAGGATATAAAGATCCTGCAGATATTTCTCGCATGGATCCAAGAAGTCTGGTAAAATTATTGCGTTTAACACCTGAAGAAGCTGAACAAGTTATTCAAGGAGCTTCTGAACTTGCTGCTCAGTCAGATGAACAAGTCGATCTTGCTTCGGATGAAGATCTTGAAGGTTTCCACTTAGGTGAACCTATTATCGATGATGAAATTGGCGAAACTGAAGAAGCTGAAGCTGCCATTGACGATATCGTTGCTAAAACACGTCCTCAACCACTTCTTGACCCAGAAAAGGTTGATGTGAAATCGGTACCTGTTGAACGTCTTCGCTATTGGATGCAATTGAAAGGTGTTGCTGAGCACATTGCCGCAGTTATCCATACTGCTGGTTTTTCTGATTTCAGCTCAGTTGCGACTTCAAATGCAGACGAAATTGCTTATAAAACAGGTCTACCTGTAAAACTTTCTGGAAAGCTACATGCTGAAACTACCAAGATTATTGGAAACTGA
- a CDS encoding YraN family protein — MKDTKYRKRLGDWGETQVDIWLEKHQWIPIRKNLKLKRGEIDRIYSSYSEGEDNHLCIAEIKTNIITSQKRLFEIFSEIGIKKYIKYHQIRNLRYIADYFILRYHAKIHIRIFIVLKIKYNFNKSCLSNLNYSIKICFICDEFIIISIEPEYTNLNFKKNLLEVLI, encoded by the coding sequence ATGAAAGATACGAAATACCGAAAAAGGCTCGGAGATTGGGGAGAAACCCAGGTTGATATATGGCTCGAAAAACACCAATGGATCCCTATACGGAAAAACCTAAAATTAAAAAGAGGAGAAATTGATCGCATATATTCCTCATATAGTGAAGGTGAAGATAACCATTTATGTATTGCAGAAATAAAAACAAATATAATCACATCACAGAAAAGACTATTTGAAATATTCTCCGAAATAGGTATTAAAAAATATATCAAATATCATCAAATAAGGAATTTAAGATATATTGCCGATTATTTTATTTTAAGATATCATGCAAAAATACACATAAGAATATTTATTGTACTTAAAATTAAATATAATTTTAACAAAAGTTGTTTGTCAAATCTAAATTATTCCATAAAAATATGCTTTATATGCGATGAATTTATAATTATCTCTATTGAGCCTGAATATACCAATCTAAATTTTAAAAAAAACTTACTCGAAGTTTTAATTTAA
- the trxB gene encoding thioredoxin-disulfide reductase, with amino-acid sequence MEKIVIIGSGPSGLTAAIYSARAALSPVVISGMQPGGQLTTTSVIENWPGFVDGIDGNKLMSDMRGQAEKVGARFETGEVKAVERTKDGTFVIKREYEEDIHAKVVIIATGASAITLPLPNKDKLMGYGLSTCAVCDGFFYRNKIVAVVGGGDSAMEEATYLSKLASEVILIHRSDKFRASKAMQERVVANPKIKIIYNTEVVDTLANEQGLTGIVVKENGGKTDNITVDGLFMAIGHHPNTTFVKDLVHMDEKGYILTQNGTHTNVPGIFAAGDVEDKLYRQAITAAGRGCQAALQAEKYIEGIQH; translated from the coding sequence ATGGAAAAAATCGTCATAATTGGTTCAGGTCCATCTGGCCTAACAGCAGCTATTTATTCGGCTCGCGCTGCGCTCTCTCCTGTTGTTATCAGTGGTATGCAACCGGGCGGTCAATTGACTACGACAAGTGTGATTGAAAACTGGCCGGGCTTTGTGGACGGAATTGATGGCAATAAGCTCATGAGCGATATGCGTGGGCAAGCCGAAAAAGTTGGCGCGCGTTTTGAAACGGGTGAAGTTAAAGCGGTTGAAAGAACAAAGGATGGTACTTTTGTAATCAAACGTGAATACGAAGAAGATATTCATGCAAAAGTTGTTATTATTGCGACAGGTGCTTCTGCAATCACTCTTCCTTTGCCAAATAAAGATAAACTAATGGGTTATGGTTTATCAACTTGTGCGGTGTGTGATGGGTTTTTCTATCGCAATAAAATAGTGGCTGTTGTCGGTGGTGGTGACAGTGCTATGGAAGAAGCAACTTATTTATCCAAACTCGCGAGCGAAGTTATTTTGATTCACCGCAGCGATAAATTCCGTGCAAGTAAAGCTATGCAAGAGCGCGTTGTCGCAAATCCAAAAATAAAAATCATTTATAACACTGAAGTTGTTGATACACTTGCCAATGAACAAGGATTAACAGGAATTGTCGTAAAAGAAAATGGTGGAAAAACAGATAACATAACTGTGGATGGATTGTTCATGGCGATTGGTCATCATCCAAATACAACATTTGTAAAAGATTTAGTGCATATGGATGAAAAAGGTTATATTTTAACCCAAAATGGAACTCATACAAATGTCCCAGGAATTTTTGCCGCTGGTGACGTTGAAGACAAACTCTATCGTCAAGCAATTACTGCTGCAGGCAGAGGCTGCCAAGCAGCTCTCCAGGCAGAAAAATATATTGAAGGTATTCAGCATTAA
- a CDS encoding S66 family peptidase, with the protein MLTIKIIKPKKIKLGDTVGIFTPSFPGNVTFKEKYLHGISELKRLGFNVIEGELTKKCVKQGYRSGTPRERAQEFMALIKNDNVDFLMSTIGGYNSSSMLEYLDFEEIRTQRKIIVGYSDVTALHMAILTQAQLSTFYGPAVVPTFGEWPHVLKESLESFLLMGSDSSMINYTLPIFEKWSNHFRDATTNEWKNAEREYFPNTGYKVLSPGVVEGSVVIANLNTLCALAGTKYFPDLKNKILLIEEQDAPFAEEERSLTQLKIMGVFDMIKGLIIGKAELLNSQGAPFGYEGLIMEVVGLRKYPIISHFDCGHTHPMHTMAQMIPIKLDASTSDVKIKILESAVE; encoded by the coding sequence ATGCTTACAATAAAAATTATAAAACCTAAAAAAATTAAATTGGGAGACACTGTTGGAATTTTTACCCCTTCATTTCCAGGAAATGTTACTTTTAAAGAAAAATATTTGCATGGTATTTCTGAATTAAAAAGATTGGGATTTAATGTGATTGAAGGAGAATTAACTAAAAAATGTGTTAAACAAGGGTATCGCTCTGGCACTCCTCGAGAAAGAGCGCAAGAGTTTATGGCGTTAATAAAAAATGACAATGTTGATTTTTTAATGTCGACAATAGGTGGGTATAATTCATCATCTATGCTGGAATATTTAGACTTTGAAGAAATAAGAACACAAAGAAAAATTATTGTAGGCTACAGTGATGTGACTGCTTTGCATATGGCTATTTTAACCCAAGCCCAATTATCGACTTTTTATGGCCCAGCTGTTGTGCCAACCTTTGGTGAATGGCCACATGTTTTAAAAGAAAGTTTAGAATCTTTTTTATTGATGGGTTCAGATAGCAGTATGATAAATTACACGCTCCCTATTTTTGAAAAATGGAGCAATCATTTCCGCGATGCGACAACAAATGAGTGGAAAAACGCTGAAAGAGAATATTTTCCAAATACAGGTTACAAAGTGCTGTCTCCTGGAGTTGTCGAAGGATCTGTTGTTATCGCGAATTTAAATACCCTTTGTGCACTTGCAGGAACAAAATATTTTCCCGATCTAAAAAATAAAATTTTATTAATTGAAGAACAAGATGCTCCCTTTGCTGAAGAAGAACGTTCTCTCACCCAGTTAAAAATAATGGGTGTTTTTGATATGATTAAAGGCCTCATAATTGGGAAAGCTGAGTTATTAAATAGCCAAGGAGCACCTTTTGGTTATGAAGGCTTAATTATGGAAGTTGTTGGACTCAGAAAATACCCAATTATAAGTCATTTTGATTGTGGTCATACACATCCTATGCACACTATGGCACAAATGATTCCTATAAAATTGGATGCATCAACGTCTGATGTGAAAATAAAAATATTAGAATCTGCTGTTGAATGA
- a CDS encoding SDR family oxidoreductase has product MKSLSNALFWLTGASSGIGYAVAKELAEQNAGIIISSRNADKIDDKISELKDLGATSVETVALDLSEGKFEKKIKDIMQTRKLNGVLLNGGGFPGKKTSEHAFQDFIEGNKIMLAGPAQFLLNILPYMKHHKSSVVAITSTSVKEPIATLDLSAIYRSGLVIFLKNLAHEIGHTGIRINNVAPGATSTEHLEKIIEKTAQNNKTSVKEVRSQWENRAALKRMAKPEEIAKVVCFLMSKDASFINGQTIVVDGCSTKSYL; this is encoded by the coding sequence ATGAAATCTTTATCAAATGCTCTTTTCTGGTTAACAGGCGCCTCTTCAGGCATAGGTTATGCAGTTGCAAAAGAACTTGCTGAACAAAATGCAGGAATTATTATCTCGTCACGCAACGCAGATAAAATCGATGATAAAATTAGCGAATTAAAAGATTTGGGGGCAACGAGTGTTGAAACAGTGGCACTCGATTTAAGCGAAGGTAAATTCGAAAAAAAGATAAAAGATATCATGCAGACACGTAAATTAAATGGGGTATTATTAAATGGAGGCGGTTTTCCTGGTAAGAAAACTTCAGAACACGCTTTTCAAGATTTTATTGAAGGTAACAAAATTATGCTGGCTGGTCCCGCACAATTTTTATTAAATATTCTTCCCTATATGAAACACCATAAATCGAGCGTAGTTGCAATAACTAGCACATCTGTAAAAGAACCTATTGCCACTCTCGATTTATCTGCAATTTATCGCTCTGGTCTCGTTATTTTTCTAAAAAATCTTGCGCATGAGATTGGGCATACAGGTATTCGCATTAATAATGTTGCTCCAGGTGCAACATCGACAGAGCATTTGGAAAAAATAATAGAAAAAACCGCACAAAATAACAAAACTTCGGTGAAGGAAGTTCGTTCACAGTGGGAAAATAGAGCCGCATTGAAAAGAATGGCCAAACCAGAAGAAATTGCCAAAGTGGTTTGTTTCCTTATGTCAAAGGATGCTTCCTTTATAAATGGCCAAACAATTGTTGTCGATGGATGTTCGACAAAGTCGTATTTATAA
- a CDS encoding tyrosine-protein phosphatase: MSKKKKILIAFSSVLVIAAVLASFIGYIYKRDKNKYEPKLWVGLLDYRLNFRDLGESLNKCLKKDIYKTGLVYRSNKYFSGWSCDRIKNPDKIYSLNFSPSDPHAYYCEKEDGTRLFGSHPNTDFVISDIENLENWKKPEFKNSMCQLFKSALDDITQNKSFLFHCDVGRDRTGTFAAMIAMMLSEKKNIANENVIESIECDYEKTTALESFKKGRMENFLKEMVEQGGVSEFIQTQCDLSSDLIVQAADNFIK, encoded by the coding sequence ATGTCAAAAAAGAAAAAAATATTAATTGCTTTTAGTTCTGTTCTTGTGATTGCTGCAGTCCTTGCATCATTCATTGGCTATATTTATAAGCGTGACAAAAACAAATACGAACCGAAACTTTGGGTAGGTTTATTAGATTATAGATTGAACTTTAGGGATCTTGGCGAGAGTCTTAATAAATGTCTTAAAAAAGATATATACAAAACAGGTCTTGTTTATCGTTCGAATAAATATTTTTCAGGCTGGAGCTGCGATAGGATCAAAAATCCTGATAAAATTTACTCCTTGAATTTTAGTCCTTCGGATCCGCATGCGTATTACTGTGAAAAAGAAGATGGAACTCGACTCTTTGGCTCCCACCCAAACACTGATTTTGTCATAAGCGATATTGAAAACCTTGAGAATTGGAAAAAACCAGAATTTAAAAATTCAATGTGCCAACTTTTTAAAAGTGCACTTGATGATATTACGCAAAATAAAAGTTTCCTTTTTCACTGCGATGTAGGCCGAGATAGAACAGGAACTTTTGCTGCTATGATTGCGATGATGTTATCTGAGAAAAAAAATATTGCCAATGAAAATGTTATTGAGTCTATTGAATGTGACTACGAAAAAACCACCGCGCTTGAAAGTTTTAAAAAAGGAAGAATGGAAAACTTTTTAAAAGAAATGGTTGAGCAAGGCGGAGTGTCAGAATTTATTCAAACACAGTGTGACTTGAGCTCCGATCTTATTGTTCAAGCAGCAGATAACTTTATTAAGTGA
- the fabG gene encoding 3-oxoacyl-[acyl-carrier-protein] reductase yields the protein MKQIYSPTLLAGKVALVTGGSRGIGKAIAIAFGALGAKVIINYAGNAQAAEATVEEIVRNGGMATCVKFDVSDFTLVQDTVKALEKEHGTIEILVNNAGVSRDNLFVKFKEEEWDNTLDTNLKGAFNCSRALAMSMMRKRAGKIINISSVVGLTGNAGQSAYAASKAGVIGFTKALALELAGRNVQINAIAPGYISTDMTGALSEDVLTKIIEKIPVQKVGDPIEVAKAAVFLASPSSSYITGQTLAVDGGMTMH from the coding sequence ATGAAACAAATATATTCTCCCACTTTGCTAGCTGGAAAAGTTGCATTGGTCACTGGAGGATCCCGAGGAATAGGAAAGGCGATTGCTATTGCTTTTGGAGCATTGGGGGCAAAGGTCATCATAAACTATGCTGGAAATGCTCAGGCAGCAGAAGCAACAGTCGAAGAAATCGTCCGTAACGGCGGAATGGCAACCTGTGTCAAGTTTGACGTTTCTGATTTTACTCTCGTTCAAGACACTGTAAAAGCCCTTGAAAAAGAACATGGTACGATAGAAATCCTTGTAAATAATGCAGGAGTCTCTCGTGATAATCTTTTTGTTAAGTTCAAAGAAGAAGAATGGGACAATACTCTCGATACAAACTTAAAAGGCGCATTTAACTGCTCCAGAGCACTTGCCATGAGCATGATGCGCAAACGTGCAGGTAAAATTATAAATATATCATCTGTTGTGGGCTTAACAGGCAATGCAGGGCAATCGGCTTATGCTGCTAGTAAAGCAGGAGTGATAGGCTTCACCAAAGCTCTTGCTTTGGAATTGGCAGGCAGAAATGTGCAAATCAATGCCATTGCGCCAGGATATATTTCAACTGACATGACAGGTGCTTTAAGCGAAGATGTTTTAACAAAAATTATCGAAAAAATCCCAGTGCAGAAGGTGGGCGACCCTATTGAAGTGGCGAAAGCTGCTGTCTTTTTAGCAAGTCCTTCTTCAAGTTATATAACAGGCCAGACACTTGCTGTGGATGGCGGCATGACTATGCATTGA
- a CDS encoding sugar dehydrogenase complex small subunit — MNCLKRREFLSNLVMTFSVTSFGIHFSTFAEDDTELMNKFMKISEKLTGNSELDTELGKKYLEYFMIDKNNRAKIFELHSYLNLKIPDFRKDLKKLSKEILLSWYTGIVKVNGSSRLVTYTGALSWTTLQGIKPQGFCGGEFGYWTKKPKIN; from the coding sequence ATGAATTGTTTAAAAAGGCGAGAGTTCTTATCAAATTTAGTAATGACTTTTTCTGTTACTTCATTTGGAATACATTTTTCAACATTTGCTGAAGATGATACAGAACTCATGAATAAATTTATGAAGATTTCAGAAAAACTCACAGGTAATTCAGAATTAGATACTGAGTTAGGTAAAAAATATTTAGAATATTTTATGATAGATAAAAATAATAGGGCAAAAATATTTGAATTGCATTCATATTTAAATTTAAAAATTCCCGATTTTCGTAAGGATTTAAAAAAACTGTCAAAAGAAATTTTATTAAGTTGGTACACAGGTATTGTAAAAGTAAATGGATCAAGTCGCTTAGTGACTTATACAGGGGCTCTTTCTTGGACAACTCTGCAAGGGATTAAACCACAGGGATTTTGTGGCGGAGAGTTTGGTTATTGGACTAAAAAACCAAAAATAAATTGA
- a CDS encoding GMC family oxidoreductase, producing MENLSSEVVIVGSGIAGSVMAERLTQRGIKVLILEAGDNVDRGEAFKRYTNAALKMPESAYLEQAHARFPATLNDTYFIQKGNERFKSTYLRVAGGTTWHWQGATLRLLPNDFKMKSKFNVALDWPIEYENLEKWYEEAEIALGTAGFNGEDLGSPRKNKYPLPEIPFSNLDQFMQKSLQKSEYRIVHTPQARNSITYDSRSVCCGSASCIPICPVQAKYDATVHLNKAKKNGARLITNSVAYEVIADSSGEISEIKFKTKDGKKFFVKGKTFILAANAIENAKILLMSKSEKYKNGIANSSDQVGRNLMDHPIVIAYALTPETVFPYRAPQSTSGIDETRDGAFRKSFASYRLQLGNDGWTFPIGGLNPFIESLIEKGFTGKDLEKTYKESVYRQVAISAMTEQLPDPENRILPSYENLDAIGIPRPEIFYSLDNYTHNSFIDSKKKMIEILKITNCTNIQTIDNFFGAGHVMGTHRMGKDPKKSVVDENLKSHDHPNLFILGAGTMPTTGTANPTLTIAALSLKCSHYILKQHYKV from the coding sequence ATGGAAAATTTGAGTTCTGAAGTTGTTATTGTTGGTTCTGGAATAGCTGGCTCAGTCATGGCTGAACGATTGACTCAGAGAGGTATAAAAGTACTCATATTGGAAGCAGGTGATAATGTAGATAGAGGAGAAGCTTTCAAAAGATATACTAATGCAGCTCTAAAGATGCCAGAATCAGCTTATTTAGAGCAAGCGCATGCGAGGTTCCCCGCAACATTAAACGATACCTATTTTATTCAAAAAGGAAACGAAAGATTTAAAAGTACTTACTTAAGGGTTGCAGGCGGAACAACCTGGCACTGGCAAGGTGCTACTCTACGACTCCTCCCAAATGATTTTAAAATGAAAAGCAAATTCAACGTAGCGCTTGATTGGCCAATTGAATATGAGAATTTAGAGAAATGGTATGAAGAAGCTGAAATTGCACTTGGTACGGCAGGTTTTAATGGTGAGGATTTAGGTTCACCGCGAAAAAATAAATATCCACTGCCAGAGATTCCGTTTTCAAACCTAGATCAATTTATGCAAAAATCGCTCCAAAAATCTGAATATAGAATTGTCCATACTCCCCAAGCACGCAATTCTATAACATATGATTCACGTTCTGTCTGCTGCGGCAGTGCAAGTTGTATACCAATATGCCCAGTCCAAGCTAAGTATGATGCTACTGTTCATTTAAATAAAGCAAAAAAAAATGGGGCAAGACTCATTACGAATTCTGTTGCTTATGAAGTTATCGCCGACTCTTCAGGGGAAATCTCAGAAATTAAATTTAAAACAAAAGATGGAAAAAAATTTTTTGTAAAAGGTAAAACTTTTATTTTAGCAGCAAATGCGATTGAAAATGCAAAAATATTATTGATGTCTAAGAGTGAAAAATACAAAAATGGCATAGCAAATTCTAGTGATCAGGTTGGTCGTAACCTTATGGATCATCCAATCGTGATAGCTTACGCATTGACCCCTGAAACTGTGTTTCCTTATCGTGCACCACAATCTACGTCTGGAATTGATGAAACTCGTGATGGTGCCTTTAGAAAAAGTTTTGCATCTTATAGATTGCAATTAGGCAATGATGGTTGGACATTTCCAATTGGCGGATTGAATCCTTTTATTGAATCTTTAATAGAAAAAGGCTTTACAGGCAAAGATTTAGAAAAGACTTACAAAGAAAGCGTCTATCGTCAGGTAGCGATTTCAGCTATGACAGAGCAGTTGCCAGATCCAGAGAATCGTATACTTCCTTCCTATGAAAACTTAGATGCAATTGGAATTCCTCGGCCAGAGATATTTTATTCACTCGATAACTACACACATAATTCTTTTATAGACTCAAAAAAGAAAATGATTGAAATATTAAAAATTACAAATTGTACAAATATACAAACTATCGATAATTTTTTTGGTGCAGGACATGTGATGGGCACGCATAGAATGGGTAAAGACCCCAAGAAATCTGTCGTAGATGAAAATTTAAAAAGTCATGACCATCCCAATCTTTTTATTCTTGGGGCGGGAACAATGCCAACAACTGGTACCGCCAATCCCACGCTTACTATTGCTGCTTTGTCACTTAAATGCAGTCACTATATTCTCAAACAACATTATAAGGTGTGA